In one Fusobacterium sp. FSA-380-WT-3A genomic region, the following are encoded:
- a CDS encoding ABC transporter substrate-binding protein, producing the protein MKKIKYLLLFLLVFSFSFGKEKKIQDFDVILDWYPNAIHSFLYIADEKGYFEEEGINLVIHYPANVSDPIALPAVKKAHVGMYYLHQLIMARANENIPVKSIGAIVQKPLNVVIAPENKNIKRPKNLEGKTVGYSQGYVAERLLQTVIKNDGGDLSKTNLIDVGFDLLTATITKKVDATFGGFVNHEVPVFQDKGLEVNYFYPTDFGFPNYYEEVFVANEDMVKDNPELYKGFLRAIAKGFEDMKNDPEGAVDLLLQKQEADQFPLTKTVEMKSINILLPLMETKENKFLSQDKKVWEENIQWMYNEKMINKKINSKDIMMEL; encoded by the coding sequence ATGAAAAAAATAAAATATTTATTACTATTTTTATTAGTTTTTAGTTTTAGTTTTGGAAAAGAAAAAAAAATACAAGATTTTGATGTAATATTAGATTGGTATCCAAATGCTATTCATAGTTTTTTATATATAGCTGATGAAAAAGGATATTTTGAAGAAGAGGGAATTAATTTAGTAATTCACTATCCAGCTAATGTATCAGACCCAATAGCTTTACCAGCTGTAAAAAAAGCTCATGTTGGAATGTATTATTTACATCAACTAATAATGGCTAGAGCAAATGAAAATATTCCTGTAAAATCTATTGGAGCTATTGTACAAAAACCTTTAAATGTTGTTATTGCTCCTGAAAATAAAAATATAAAAAGACCAAAAAATTTAGAGGGGAAAACAGTTGGATATTCACAAGGGTATGTGGCAGAAAGATTATTGCAAACAGTTATAAAAAATGATGGAGGAGATTTATCAAAAACAAATCTTATAGATGTGGGATTTGATTTATTAACAGCTACTATAACAAAAAAAGTTGACGCTACTTTTGGTGGATTTGTAAACCATGAAGTGCCTGTTTTCCAAGATAAAGGATTAGAAGTTAATTACTTTTACCCAACTGATTTTGGATTCCCTAATTATTATGAGGAAGTTTTTGTAGCTAATGAAGATATGGTGAAAGATAATCCAGAACTTTATAAGGGATTTTTAAGAGCTATAGCAAAAGGATTTGAAGATATGAAAAATGACCCAGAGGGAGCTGTTGATTTATTATTACAAAAACAAGAAGCAGATCAATTCCCATTAACAAAAACAGTTGAAATGAAAAGTATCAATATATTACTTCCTTTAATGGAAACAAAAGAAAATAAATTCTTATCTCAGGATAAAAAAGTATGGGAAGAGAATATACAATGGATGTATAATGAAAAAATGATAAATAAAAAAATAAATTCAAAAGATATAATGATGGAATTATAA
- a CDS encoding ABC transporter permease, whose product MKKNSPALILSIILFLFWEILARYVNLAFILPWPTLIIERFWQLKKILICHHLIATLKISFISLTISLVLAIVLAIFMDINKNIENAIYPIIVTSQTIPITTIAPIFILWFGYSIWSKVLVAIIITFFPVTINIAQGLKSIKEEHLELFKSMGASKLDIFIKLKISSTLPYFFSSLKMAIPFVIIGTTIGEWLGANEGLGYFSKRMMTQLDGAGVFAPAILISIIVVFIVKFISLVEDKLLIWVKK is encoded by the coding sequence ATGAAGAAAAATTCCCCAGCCTTGATTTTATCAATTATATTATTCTTATTTTGGGAAATATTAGCAAGATATGTAAATCTAGCTTTTATATTACCTTGGCCAACTCTTATTATAGAAAGATTTTGGCAATTAAAAAAAATATTGATTTGTCATCATTTGATAGCTACATTAAAAATTTCATTTATTTCTTTAACTATATCATTGGTATTGGCTATAGTACTAGCAATATTTATGGATATTAATAAAAATATAGAAAATGCAATATATCCTATAATTGTAACTAGTCAAACGATTCCAATAACCACTATAGCTCCAATATTTATTTTATGGTTTGGATATTCTATATGGTCAAAAGTTTTAGTTGCAATAATTATTACATTTTTCCCTGTAACTATAAATATTGCTCAGGGATTAAAATCAATAAAAGAAGAACATCTAGAGCTTTTTAAAAGTATGGGAGCTTCGAAATTGGATATTTTTATTAAATTAAAAATTTCTTCAACTTTACCATATTTTTTCTCTTCATTAAAAATGGCAATTCCTTTTGTAATAATAGGAACAACTATAGGAGAGTGGTTAGGAGCTAATGAAGGATTAGGGTATTTTAGTAAAAGGATGATGACACAATTAGATGGGGCAGGAGTTTTTGCTCCAGCGATTTTAATATCAATAATAGTTGTATTTATTGTAAAATTTATTTCGCTTGTAGAAGATAAATTATTAATTTGGGTAAAAAAATAA
- a CDS encoding ABC transporter ATP-binding protein: MKEEFFKTSETVLKVENISFFYEKKDLLIKDLSFSLKKNEFLSIVGSSGCGKSTIIKLISGIKKMNSGYIVGKKTAYMPQKDLLLPWRNVLENILLPSELSKKNLNEEKKKAIDYLKKLNLEKYEEKYPYELSGGMKQRVSFIRTLLTDADILLLDEPFSALDAITKENLQKWLLEVLKDFDKSIIFITHDINEAIFLSDRILVCQNRPLNSFKEYIIPKEKKLDLEFIKEVKEKILIDIGGGK, translated from the coding sequence TTGAAAGAAGAATTTTTTAAAACATCTGAAACAGTTTTAAAAGTAGAAAATATAAGTTTTTTTTATGAGAAAAAAGATTTATTAATAAAAGATTTATCTTTTTCTTTAAAAAAAAATGAATTTTTATCTATTGTAGGAAGTAGTGGATGTGGAAAATCAACAATTATTAAATTAATAAGTGGAATTAAAAAAATGAATTCAGGATATATAGTAGGAAAAAAAACTGCTTATATGCCTCAAAAAGACCTTCTTCTTCCTTGGAGAAATGTTTTAGAAAATATACTTCTTCCATCAGAACTAAGTAAAAAAAATCTTAATGAAGAGAAAAAAAAGGCTATTGATTATCTAAAAAAATTAAATTTAGAGAAATATGAAGAAAAATATCCTTATGAGTTATCAGGAGGAATGAAACAAAGGGTTTCTTTTATTAGAACTTTGTTGACAGATGCTGATATTCTTTTATTGGATGAACCTTTTAGTGCTTTAGATGCTATAACAAAAGAAAACTTACAAAAATGGTTATTAGAAGTACTAAAAGATTTTGATAAGAGTATAATTTTTATAACTCATGATATAAATGAAGCTATTTTTTTATCTGATAGGATTTTAGTTTGTCAAAATAGACCTTTAAATTCTTTTAAAGAATATATAATTCCTAAAGAAAAAAAATTGGATTTAGAATTTATAAAAGAGGTTAAAGAAAAAATTTTAATTGATATAGGAGGTGGTAAGTAG
- a CDS encoding YoaK family protein, whose amino-acid sequence MNQHENLVLFWIGTLSFISGYANVYGIILLGLTLTHFTGDISKAAIHIINHVTVDEQIIKIFIGLLLFLGGNIFSGAIIGERAFNIRKRYGLIFFGIGFAIFFSYIFFKDNNNFLYMLCFTTGIQNGLFMTYKGILIRTSHLTGSISDLGVYIGYKLRGIKVDNIKILYYLTTIIAFFCGGVVATYLYNIFKNDALIVIPLLYFLIGASYFQLRRDFQDTK is encoded by the coding sequence ATGAACCAACATGAAAATTTAGTTTTATTTTGGATAGGTACTTTAAGTTTTATTAGTGGTTATGCAAATGTCTATGGAATTATCTTACTTGGATTAACTCTCACTCATTTTACAGGGGATATTTCTAAAGCAGCTATTCATATAATAAATCATGTTACTGTTGATGAACAGATAATAAAAATTTTTATAGGGTTATTATTATTTTTAGGAGGAAATATTTTTTCAGGGGCTATTATTGGAGAAAGAGCTTTTAACATAAGAAAAAGATATGGGCTAATCTTTTTTGGAATTGGTTTTGCAATATTTTTTTCTTATATATTTTTTAAAGATAATAATAATTTCCTTTATATGCTTTGTTTTACAACAGGAATTCAAAATGGACTCTTTATGACTTATAAAGGTATCCTTATAAGAACTTCTCATTTAACAGGAAGTATCAGTGATTTAGGAGTCTATATAGGATATAAATTAAGAGGAATAAAAGTGGATAATATAAAAATTCTTTATTACCTTACCACTATCATAGCTTTTTTTTGTGGTGGAGTAGTTGCTACATATTTATATAATATTTTTAAAAATGATGCTCTTATAGTTATTCCTCTTCTTTATTTTTTAATTGGAGCTTCTTATTTTCAACTTCGTCGTGATTTTCAAGACACTAAATAA
- a CDS encoding aminopeptidase gives MIKKELLKKYVDLSLQIGVNIQKGQALVIMSPIEIYEFTRLLVARAYELGASEVVVHWNDDFCKKMTFIYGDKKIFEEIPNWQVESLMCYANKGAAFLSIAANDPELLSGVDSEKIALYQKTRSQALKPYYDKIMVNELQWNIISVPTLVWAKKIFPGKSDEKAIDLLWEAILKSTKVTEENNATEVWKNHLKNLEEKMNYLNKKQFKKFRITNSLGTDLMVELPKNHIWASGKDVTKSGIEFVANIPTEEVFSMPHKYGVNGVVYASKPLNYGGNLIDNFSITFENGKIIKFTAEKGYEALENLISIDEGAKYLGEIALVPYDSPISNLGILFYNTLFDENASCHLAIGQAYSSCIENGDKLTPEEMEKVGMNDSLTHVDFMFGTRDLNIDAFDEEGNIEKIFINGNWA, from the coding sequence ATGATAAAAAAAGAACTTTTAAAAAAATATGTGGATTTATCTTTACAAATAGGAGTTAATATTCAAAAGGGACAAGCTCTTGTTATAATGTCTCCTATAGAAATTTATGAGTTTACAAGACTTTTAGTAGCAAGAGCCTATGAATTAGGAGCTAGTGAAGTTGTTGTCCACTGGAATGATGATTTTTGTAAAAAGATGACTTTTATCTATGGAGATAAAAAAATATTTGAAGAAATACCTAATTGGCAAGTGGAATCTTTAATGTGTTATGCTAATAAAGGAGCTGCTTTTTTAAGTATTGCTGCTAATGACCCAGAATTATTATCAGGTGTAGACAGTGAAAAAATAGCTCTTTATCAAAAAACTAGAAGTCAAGCATTAAAACCTTATTATGATAAAATAATGGTAAATGAACTTCAATGGAATATTATATCTGTTCCTACTTTAGTTTGGGCTAAAAAAATATTCCCTGGAAAGTCTGATGAAAAAGCTATAGATTTATTATGGGAAGCTATATTAAAATCTACTAAAGTAACAGAAGAAAATAATGCCACAGAAGTATGGAAAAATCATTTAAAAAATTTGGAAGAAAAAATGAATTATTTAAATAAAAAACAATTTAAAAAATTTAGAATAACAAACTCTCTTGGAACAGATTTGATGGTTGAACTTCCTAAAAATCATATTTGGGCTTCTGGAAAAGATGTTACAAAATCAGGAATAGAATTTGTAGCCAATATTCCTACTGAAGAAGTTTTTTCAATGCCTCATAAATATGGTGTAAATGGAGTTGTTTATGCTTCTAAACCTCTTAATTATGGTGGAAATTTAATTGATAATTTCTCTATAACTTTTGAAAATGGAAAAATTATAAAATTTACTGCTGAAAAAGGATATGAAGCTTTAGAAAATCTTATAAGTATAGATGAGGGAGCAAAATATTTAGGAGAAATTGCCCTTGTTCCTTATGATTCACCTATTTCTAATTTAGGAATTTTATTCTATAATACTTTATTTGACGAAAATGCTTCTTGTCACTTAGCTATTGGACAAGCTTACTCTAGTTGTATAGAAAATGGAGATAAACTAACTCCAGAAGAGATGGAAAAAGTTGGAATGAATGATTCTTTAACTCATGTAGATTTTATGTTTGGAACTAGAGATTTAAATATAGATGCTTTTGATGAAGAGGGAAATATAGAAAAAATATTTATTAATGGAAATTGGGCTTAA
- the lepA gene encoding translation elongation factor 4, whose translation MQQKFKRNFSIIAHIDHGKSTIADRLLEATHTVAERDMKSQLLDSMDLEREKGITIKAQAVTLYYTAKDGNTYELNLIDTPGHVDFIYEVSRSLSACEGALLVVDAAQGVEAQTLANVYLALENDLEIVPVINKIDLPAAEPERVKKEIEDVIGLPADDAVLTSAKINLGIEDLLEEIVKRIPCPNYDEEAPLRALIFDSKFDDYRGVITYIKVEDGCIRKGDKIKIWSTEKEAEILECGIFSPNMKPTDELSSGSVGYIITGLKTIKDSRVGDTITHSNRPCAEPLYGFRPAQSMVFAGIYPISTDDYGDLRESLEKLQLNDASLNFVPETSLALGFGFRCGFLGLLHMEIIVERLRREYDIDLISTSPSVEYRITMEGKPTYVIDNPCDFPEGGKSKFIIQEPYIKGNIIVPKDYVGSVMELCQEKRGVYVGMSYIDDTRTMITYELPLAEIVLDFYDKLKSKTRGYASFEYELIDYREGDLVKVDILVSGEVVDAFSFIAHKDNAVSKGRAICEKLKDVIPRQQFEIPIQAALGAKIIARETIKAYRKNVLAKCYGGDITRKKKLLEKQKAGKKRMKQIGNVEIPQEAFVSILKLNDN comes from the coding sequence GTGCAACAAAAATTTAAAAGAAACTTTTCAATCATTGCTCATATTGACCACGGAAAGTCAACTATCGCTGATAGACTTTTAGAAGCTACTCATACAGTAGCTGAGCGTGATATGAAGTCTCAATTACTTGATTCTATGGATCTTGAAAGAGAAAAAGGAATTACTATAAAAGCTCAAGCTGTTACTTTATATTATACTGCCAAAGATGGAAATACTTATGAATTAAATCTTATTGATACTCCAGGACATGTGGACTTTATATATGAAGTATCTAGGTCTTTATCAGCTTGTGAGGGAGCTTTACTTGTAGTAGACGCTGCCCAAGGAGTAGAGGCTCAAACATTGGCCAATGTTTATTTAGCTCTTGAAAATGATTTAGAGATAGTTCCTGTTATAAATAAAATAGATTTACCAGCAGCTGAACCTGAAAGAGTAAAGAAAGAAATAGAAGATGTAATTGGTTTACCAGCTGATGATGCTGTATTGACATCAGCAAAAATTAATTTAGGAATTGAAGATTTATTAGAAGAAATTGTTAAAAGAATTCCTTGTCCTAATTATGATGAAGAAGCTCCTTTAAGAGCTTTAATATTTGACTCAAAATTTGATGATTATAGAGGAGTTATTACTTATATAAAAGTAGAAGATGGTTGTATCAGAAAAGGAGATAAAATAAAAATTTGGTCAACTGAAAAAGAGGCTGAAATATTAGAGTGTGGTATTTTCTCTCCTAATATGAAACCTACTGATGAACTTTCTTCTGGTTCTGTTGGATATATAATTACAGGACTTAAAACTATAAAAGATTCTAGAGTTGGAGATACAATAACTCATTCAAACAGACCTTGTGCTGAACCATTATATGGATTTAGACCAGCTCAATCAATGGTTTTTGCTGGAATTTATCCAATATCAACTGATGATTATGGAGATTTAAGAGAATCTTTAGAAAAATTACAATTAAATGATGCTTCATTAAACTTTGTCCCTGAAACATCTCTTGCCTTAGGATTTGGATTTAGATGTGGATTCTTAGGTTTATTACACATGGAAATAATTGTAGAAAGATTAAGAAGAGAATATGATATTGACCTTATTTCTACATCTCCATCTGTTGAATATAGAATCACAATGGAAGGAAAACCTACTTATGTAATTGATAACCCTTGTGATTTCCCTGAAGGTGGAAAATCTAAATTTATAATTCAAGAACCATATATTAAAGGAAATATAATAGTTCCTAAAGATTATGTTGGTTCTGTAATGGAACTTTGTCAAGAAAAACGTGGAGTTTATGTAGGAATGAGTTATATTGATGATACAAGAACTATGATTACTTATGAACTTCCATTAGCTGAAATAGTTTTAGATTTCTATGATAAATTAAAATCAAAAACAAGAGGATATGCTTCTTTTGAATATGAATTAATAGATTATAGAGAGGGTGACCTTGTAAAAGTTGACATCCTTGTATCTGGAGAAGTAGTTGATGCCTTTTCTTTCATAGCTCATAAAGATAATGCTGTTTCTAAAGGAAGAGCAATTTGTGAAAAATTAAAGGATGTAATTCCTAGACAACAATTTGAAATTCCCATTCAAGCAGCTTTAGGAGCTAAAATAATAGCTCGTGAAACTATAAAAGCCTACAGAAAAAATGTATTGGCTAAATGTTATGGTGGAGATATTACAAGAAAGAAAAAATTATTAGAAAAACAAAAAGCAGGTAAGAAAAGAATGAAACAAATAGGAAATGTAGAAATTCCTCAAGAGGCTTTTGTTTCTATCTTAAAATTAAATGATAACTAA
- a CDS encoding zinc-ribbon domain-containing protein, whose amino-acid sequence MFFIVGFSNRDEFIKEVNFKCTNCLNEKFELYQVANVLTFFFIPLFKFNKKALIVCKNCKSIYKVKSESLKKILDSTIVTYDDIEEIVRNNNVCPNCGYMVDKHDKFCPNCGNKL is encoded by the coding sequence ATGTTTTTTATTGTAGGGTTTAGTAATAGAGATGAATTTATAAAAGAAGTCAATTTCAAATGTACTAATTGTTTAAATGAAAAATTTGAACTTTATCAAGTTGCTAATGTCCTGACTTTTTTCTTCATTCCTCTTTTTAAATTTAATAAAAAGGCTTTAATTGTATGTAAAAATTGTAAAAGTATATATAAAGTAAAAAGTGAATCTTTGAAGAAAATTTTAGATTCGACTATAGTTACTTATGATGATATTGAAGAGATTGTGAGAAATAATAATGTTTGTCCAAACTGCGGATACATGGTTGATAAACATGATAAATTTTGTCCAAACTGTGGAAATAAACTATAA
- a CDS encoding lysine transporter LysE has translation MLNITFFKGLTTGLILSFPFGPVGFYCMEKALTEGKREGYVTALGMVTSDVLYGLIAFLFVNIVDDFIFKYEIFCKIAVGVLLILLGLKKLNTPVVLDKKIINQDYNIFQDYFIGFGLASLNITGIVTILALYTLLGLVRDQDNYFHLALGIAAGGVISWFFTVNIICAFRKKLTDDVLIKLSKFASFVILTFGIITLGYIIFS, from the coding sequence TTGTTAAACATTACATTTTTTAAAGGACTTACTACTGGATTAATTCTTTCTTTTCCTTTTGGTCCTGTAGGATTTTATTGTATGGAAAAGGCTTTAACAGAAGGAAAAAGAGAGGGATATGTTACTGCATTAGGAATGGTTACTTCTGATGTTTTATATGGACTTATTGCATTTCTTTTTGTAAATATTGTTGATGACTTTATATTTAAATATGAAATTTTCTGTAAAATTGCAGTTGGAGTTCTTTTAATACTTTTAGGATTAAAAAAATTAAATACACCTGTAGTTTTAGATAAAAAAATTATTAATCAAGATTATAATATATTTCAAGATTATTTTATAGGATTTGGACTAGCTTCTTTAAATATTACAGGAATAGTTACAATATTAGCTTTATACACTCTTTTAGGGCTTGTACGGGACCAAGATAATTATTTTCATTTAGCTCTTGGAATCGCTGCTGGTGGAGTTATTTCATGGTTTTTTACAGTCAATATTATCTGTGCTTTTAGAAAGAAACTTACTGATGATGTACTTATAAAACTTTCAAAATTTGCTAGTTTTGTTATTCTTACTTTTGGAATAATTACATTAGGTTATATTATCTTCAGTTAA